The following are encoded together in the Methanosarcina flavescens genome:
- a CDS encoding hydantoinase/oxoprolinase N-terminal domain-containing protein encodes MQYSLGIDAGGTYTDAVILRDSDSRILDTSKATTTYPDLMVGIRNAIDKLNPEYLKKVKLVSVSTTLSTNTILERTGYPVGLILVGNYTVPRELPADYCITVRGGHDSDGDELHPLDLTAVEQFAVSLKKKVSAFAVSSYFSTRNPEHELKVKQTILKLTGHPVVCGHELSQELGAYERAATAILNAQLIPITYQFIHSIMAEVKKRKLDAKILMLKCDGSVIDIKGAKLRPIETIFSGPAASVMGASYLSGLDTCAVIDVGGTSTDVSLIKKGNPKLCEKGAVVGGWQTSVKAIKIESSANGGDSHVWFKKCIRIGPRRVMPLCFAAVQYPNFKEKLEKNPVPLRTMLNEHIQPTKFFVSTGTDPINPTEIERKLLEYIKDEPLSIHEILNKMRRFPSPAVLDSLIQQRAIQAIGFTPTDALHVLGEYTEWDVEAAQIGAKKLSRFTQMGTHAFCKKVKQQVAKNMAYSLMSFIMEGRGKDGIKKLLEEEMPVQYKLNIPIVMLGGPVKAYYEEIKALIDAEIIVPEQARVGNAVGALVGKGIKRIEIIIRPSSMENPDQNFLVFTPAGRKKFEQYRMAVEYSHKVGEELILDSMKDFGLPESSIKIDTSVEYLSPPGWKQTPMETKIVFVGTCTPGVITY; translated from the coding sequence ATGCAATATAGTCTGGGTATTGACGCAGGCGGAACCTACACAGATGCTGTAATTTTAAGAGATTCGGACAGCCGGATTTTAGATACTAGTAAGGCAACTACTACATATCCGGACCTTATGGTCGGAATTCGAAATGCTATTGACAAACTGAATCCGGAGTACCTTAAAAAAGTAAAACTCGTATCGGTTTCTACAACCCTGTCAACAAATACTATTCTTGAAAGAACAGGATATCCTGTTGGTCTGATCCTTGTAGGGAACTATACCGTCCCAAGAGAGCTTCCCGCAGATTACTGTATTACTGTAAGAGGAGGGCATGACAGCGACGGAGATGAGCTGCATCCTCTTGACCTTACTGCCGTAGAACAGTTTGCAGTAAGCCTCAAAAAGAAAGTCTCTGCATTTGCGGTATCTTCGTATTTCAGCACAAGAAATCCGGAACATGAGCTTAAAGTTAAACAGACAATCCTTAAATTGACAGGACATCCTGTAGTTTGTGGGCACGAGCTTTCCCAGGAGCTTGGAGCTTACGAAAGGGCAGCCACAGCCATTCTAAACGCCCAACTAATTCCGATAACCTACCAGTTTATCCATTCCATCATGGCAGAAGTAAAGAAGAGAAAACTTGATGCAAAAATTCTTATGCTGAAATGTGACGGCTCGGTTATAGATATAAAAGGTGCAAAGCTGCGTCCCATTGAAACCATATTCTCAGGTCCCGCAGCAAGTGTTATGGGAGCCTCTTACCTCTCAGGACTGGATACCTGCGCCGTTATAGATGTAGGAGGGACAAGCACAGATGTTTCCTTAATAAAAAAGGGAAACCCTAAGCTCTGTGAGAAAGGAGCAGTTGTGGGAGGCTGGCAAACCAGCGTAAAGGCAATAAAGATAGAGAGTTCGGCAAATGGAGGAGATAGTCATGTGTGGTTTAAAAAATGTATCAGGATAGGCCCGAGAAGAGTTATGCCTCTCTGTTTTGCTGCCGTACAGTACCCTAATTTCAAGGAAAAACTGGAAAAAAACCCCGTACCCCTGAGAACCATGCTCAATGAGCATATCCAGCCTACCAAATTCTTTGTCAGTACTGGAACAGATCCCATTAATCCTACAGAAATCGAGAGGAAATTACTTGAATACATAAAAGACGAACCTCTCTCTATCCATGAGATTTTAAATAAGATGAGGAGGTTTCCATCTCCGGCAGTTCTCGATTCATTGATTCAGCAGCGAGCGATCCAGGCTATAGGCTTTACACCAACTGATGCCCTTCATGTGCTGGGGGAATATACCGAATGGGATGTAGAAGCTGCTCAGATCGGAGCCAAAAAGCTTTCACGTTTCACTCAAATGGGAACTCACGCATTTTGCAAGAAAGTAAAGCAGCAGGTTGCAAAAAATATGGCTTACAGCCTGATGTCCTTCATCATGGAAGGCAGGGGAAAAGATGGGATAAAGAAACTGCTTGAGGAAGAGATGCCTGTCCAGTACAAGCTGAATATTCCTATAGTCATGCTCGGAGGCCCCGTAAAGGCTTATTATGAGGAAATTAAGGCTCTCATTGATGCAGAGATTATAGTTCCCGAGCAGGCAAGGGTAGGAAATGCAGTTGGAGCGCTCGTAGGAAAAGGAATTAAAAGAATTGAGATAATTATCAGGCCATCCTCAATGGAAAACCCTGACCAGAATTTCCTGGTGTTTACTCCTGCAGGAAGGAAAAAATTCGAGCAATATCGAATGGCAGTAGAATATTCACATAAAGTTGGCGAAGAACTCATCCTGGATTCAATGAAAGACTTTGGACTTCCGGAAAGCTCGATAAAAATAGACACAAGCGTAGAATATCTTTCTCCCCCTGGCTGGAAGCAGACACCAATGGAGACGAAAATAGTTTTTGTAGGGACCTGCACCCCTGGGGTCATAACTTATTAA
- a CDS encoding hydantoinase/oxoprolinase family protein: MHFSLGIDAGGTYTDAVIVRDSDGSVVESSKALTTYPDPLPGMKNAIDMLNPEYLKDIKLVSVSTTLSTNTILEGTGFPVGLIMVGDYVIPEKLPTDYWVAVSGGHNSDGEELKALDLDSVEEFALRVKEKVSAFAVSSYFSNRNPEHELAVKKAVKDLTGHPVVCGHELSQDLGAYERAITAFLNAQLIPITHKFIQAIIKEFEIRGINANMLMLKCDGSVVGIEEALEKPIETIFSGPAASLVGASYLSKFDTCAMIDVGGTSTDVAMMVNGLPQLSNSGAVVGGWQTRVKAIRMETSATGGDSHVWVKGDRIYIGPRRVIPLCRASVIYPGFKEKLKRNRVAKGYLCESIQVTKFYVRTGFRPIELRAGEREIYRHIGKEPVSFGDLLVALKKRPSPSILDSLIQKRLIQAIGFTPTDALHVLGEYTEWDVEAATIGASMLGRILKQSPEAFSTEAKRRVARNIAEDLIAYLIEGMPRSEIDRVLLGRNFTRFSVEIPIVLLGGPARAYVENLKSLINADFIVPEYAEVGNAVGALVGKGIKRVEILIKTKVIPISHEAEAENFDYEAHEKCSAEGIMQYETKNEFIVFSPSERKKFEVYSEAVEYAEKLGRQLVMDYMVNAGLQKENIRIDVSRKHLAPSGWTDAPLETNLVFVGIGTPKTSISA, from the coding sequence ATGCACTTCAGTCTTGGAATCGATGCAGGGGGCACTTATACTGATGCCGTTATCGTTAGAGATTCGGACGGATCTGTGGTCGAATCCAGTAAAGCACTTACTACCTATCCCGATCCTCTCCCTGGAATGAAAAATGCTATTGACATGCTGAATCCTGAGTATCTAAAGGACATTAAACTTGTATCCGTATCTACAACCCTTTCTACAAACACTATTTTGGAAGGTACGGGCTTTCCTGTAGGGCTGATTATGGTAGGAGACTATGTAATTCCTGAGAAGCTTCCTACAGACTACTGGGTGGCGGTCTCCGGAGGGCATAATAGTGACGGAGAGGAACTGAAGGCTCTTGACCTCGATTCTGTAGAAGAATTTGCTCTCAGGGTAAAAGAAAAAGTTTCGGCTTTTGCGGTTTCTTCATATTTCAGCAACCGCAACCCTGAACATGAGCTTGCTGTCAAAAAAGCCGTAAAGGATCTTACAGGACATCCTGTAGTTTGCGGGCACGAACTTTCCCAGGATCTTGGAGCCTACGAAAGAGCTATAACTGCATTTCTTAACGCACAGCTAATTCCTATTACTCATAAGTTTATCCAGGCAATAATCAAGGAATTTGAGATCAGAGGTATTAATGCGAATATGCTTATGCTGAAATGCGACGGCTCAGTTGTGGGAATAGAAGAAGCCCTGGAAAAACCTATCGAAACCATATTCTCTGGACCTGCTGCAAGCCTTGTAGGCGCGTCTTACCTCAGCAAATTCGATACCTGTGCTATGATCGATGTCGGTGGCACGAGCACGGACGTAGCTATGATGGTGAACGGGCTTCCTCAACTCAGTAATTCTGGTGCAGTTGTAGGAGGCTGGCAAACCCGTGTAAAAGCTATCCGTATGGAAACCTCAGCAACTGGCGGAGACAGCCATGTCTGGGTAAAAGGCGACCGCATCTATATTGGTCCTCGCCGTGTGATCCCGCTTTGCCGGGCTTCGGTTATATATCCCGGTTTTAAGGAAAAATTGAAACGTAACAGGGTTGCAAAAGGATATCTCTGTGAGAGCATTCAGGTAACGAAGTTTTATGTCAGAACAGGCTTCAGACCTATAGAATTGAGGGCAGGAGAGCGGGAAATCTACAGGCATATCGGAAAAGAACCTGTTTCCTTCGGAGACTTGCTCGTAGCACTGAAAAAACGTCCTTCTCCGTCTATACTGGATTCATTGATCCAAAAAAGGTTAATCCAGGCAATAGGCTTCACACCGACCGACGCCCTGCATGTGCTTGGGGAATATACCGAATGGGATGTAGAAGCCGCAACAATCGGAGCTTCCATGCTCGGGAGAATATTGAAGCAGAGCCCTGAGGCTTTCAGTACTGAAGCAAAACGCAGGGTTGCACGTAATATTGCCGAGGATCTTATTGCCTACCTTATAGAAGGAATGCCGAGAAGTGAAATTGACAGAGTTCTCCTGGGAAGGAATTTTACCCGCTTCAGTGTGGAAATTCCTATAGTGCTTCTCGGAGGACCTGCAAGGGCATATGTTGAGAATCTGAAAAGCCTGATCAATGCTGATTTTATAGTTCCCGAGTATGCTGAGGTAGGCAATGCTGTTGGAGCCCTTGTTGGAAAAGGAATTAAAAGAGTGGAGATTCTTATAAAAACAAAAGTGATCCCAATATCCCACGAAGCTGAAGCTGAAAATTTTGATTATGAAGCTCATGAGAAGTGCTCTGCAGAAGGTATCATGCAGTATGAAACGAAAAATGAGTTCATTGTTTTTTCTCCTTCTGAGAGAAAAAAATTTGAAGTTTATAGTGAAGCCGTTGAGTATGCGGAGAAGCTCGGAAGGCAGCTAGTTATGGATTATATGGTGAACGCAGGACTTCAAAAGGAGAACATTAGAATAGATGTAAGCAGAAAACACCTGGCGCCAAGCGGCTGGACTGATGCACCCCTGGAAACAAATCTTGTTTTCGTAGGAATAGGAACCCCTAAAACCTCGATTTCGGCTTGA
- a CDS encoding acetate uptake transporter, protein MSENVGTATIIVDKTANAAPLGFTGLGLAAILLSLSYIGIYPVESMIVSMAIFLGGFAQVFAGIMSWKKGDIFAGTAFSAFGLFWFSLAGLLIMPAIGWADASSGTAMAAYLFIWGVYTFVMLLVTMKIGIRALQFVFVTLFLLFMLLAVVNATGSAGLLVVAGYVGLVMGLGALYIAVGTVMNEIHGKTVIPL, encoded by the coding sequence ATGAGTGAAAACGTAGGAACTGCTACCATAATAGTTGACAAGACTGCAAATGCTGCTCCCCTTGGTTTTACTGGCCTTGGACTTGCCGCAATTCTGTTGAGTCTGAGCTACATAGGGATATACCCCGTAGAATCAATGATTGTCTCCATGGCAATATTTCTGGGTGGGTTTGCTCAGGTATTTGCAGGAATTATGTCCTGGAAAAAAGGAGATATTTTTGCAGGGACTGCATTCTCAGCTTTCGGCCTATTCTGGTTCTCGCTGGCAGGATTGCTTATTATGCCTGCAATCGGCTGGGCTGATGCCTCCTCCGGAACTGCTATGGCTGCGTATCTCTTTATCTGGGGCGTTTATACCTTTGTTATGCTGTTAGTTACTATGAAAATCGGAATCCGTGCTCTTCAGTTTGTGTTTGTTACGTTATTTTTATTATTCATGTTGCTGGCTGTTGTAAATGCAACCGGAAGTGCAGGGTTGCTTGTAGTAGCTGGTTATGTAGGACTTGTTATGGGTCTTGGGGCCCTGTATATAGCTGTGGGCACGGTAATGAACGAGATCCACGGAAAAACTGTAATCCCGCTCTAA
- the mtaB gene encoding methanol--corrinoid protein co-methyltransferase MtaB, whose protein sequence is MVKKYTSMAYANADDLIFGQSKFPVKAGLGLEIGGGYTSPEVNYAPRPGAGASKDKLVKEYERITTDIMARMVQIGAPSVVLETEHVQQMSNNPDWGGAVAHAQKTIMEEYHDEYGIKCALRHTIGDIREDRDYLQLRGDKYSVFMEAFEQVATNGADLLSVESMGGKEVFDYSILRNDTAGILFGIGVLGSMDMEMIWSDIAAVARKTGTVAAGDTDCAQANTAMFIAGGLLDKNLAHTTAIVARAISAARSLCAYEAGAIGPGKDCGYENTIIKAIAGVPITQEGKTSTCAHSDLMGNLVMQCCDLWSNESVEYHGEFGGTTVQCWSETLAYDCSMMNVALKTGKAKDLRDILVLSDKYRDPQGYVLAYDNAYKIGQAIAKDGENNYLRSRNAAIECCNIIEEGVNSGKLKLTRFETNALAKVKADLEALTDDADKFMSDNLTKFKQEVAVFKSENYGL, encoded by the coding sequence ATGGTAAAAAAATACACTTCGATGGCTTATGCTAATGCAGATGATCTGATTTTCGGGCAGTCAAAATTCCCTGTAAAAGCAGGTCTCGGCCTTGAGATTGGTGGAGGATACACATCCCCCGAAGTTAACTATGCCCCAAGACCTGGAGCCGGTGCATCTAAAGACAAACTCGTAAAAGAGTATGAAAGGATCACCACCGACATTATGGCAAGGATGGTTCAGATCGGAGCTCCCTCTGTAGTGCTTGAAACCGAACACGTTCAGCAGATGTCAAACAACCCTGATTGGGGAGGAGCTGTTGCACATGCCCAGAAGACAATCATGGAAGAATACCATGACGAGTACGGCATAAAATGCGCACTCCGCCACACAATAGGTGACATTCGTGAAGACCGTGACTACCTCCAGCTCAGGGGAGACAAGTACAGCGTCTTTATGGAAGCTTTTGAGCAAGTTGCCACAAATGGTGCAGACCTGCTTTCTGTAGAGAGCATGGGTGGTAAGGAAGTCTTCGACTATTCTATCCTGAGAAACGACACTGCAGGTATTCTCTTCGGCATCGGCGTGCTCGGTAGCATGGACATGGAAATGATCTGGTCCGACATTGCAGCAGTAGCAAGGAAGACTGGCACCGTAGCAGCCGGTGACACTGACTGTGCCCAGGCAAACACAGCAATGTTTATTGCAGGTGGTCTGCTTGACAAGAACCTTGCCCACACGACTGCAATCGTTGCAAGGGCAATCTCAGCAGCAAGATCCCTCTGTGCATACGAAGCCGGTGCAATAGGACCCGGAAAGGATTGTGGTTACGAGAATACTATCATAAAGGCCATTGCAGGTGTCCCGATCACTCAGGAAGGTAAGACCTCAACCTGTGCTCACTCTGACCTCATGGGTAACCTGGTTATGCAGTGCTGTGACCTCTGGTCCAACGAGTCCGTTGAATACCACGGTGAGTTTGGTGGTACGACTGTCCAGTGCTGGTCCGAGACCCTGGCATACGACTGTTCCATGATGAATGTTGCCCTTAAAACTGGAAAGGCAAAGGACCTCAGGGACATTCTCGTGCTCTCTGACAAGTACAGAGATCCACAGGGCTATGTGCTTGCATACGACAACGCCTACAAGATCGGACAGGCAATCGCAAAGGATGGAGAGAACAACTATCTCAGATCAAGGAACGCTGCAATCGAATGTTGCAATATCATTGAAGAGGGTGTCAACTCTGGCAAGCTCAAACTCACAAGATTCGAGACCAATGCACTTGCAAAGGTTAAGGCTGATCTCGAGGCCCTCACCGATGATGCTGACAAGTTCATGAGCGACAATCTGACCAAGTTCAAACAGGAAGTTGCAGTTTTCAAATCCGAAAACTATGGGCTCTAA
- the mtaC gene encoding methanol--corrinoid protein MtaC has translation MLDLKLEDIDGILVRYNVALEKEMTPDEAAEELYPRDELIYPIAKAIFEGEEDDVIEGLQAAIDAGKKPIDLIDDALMVGMGVVTQLYDDGIIFLPNVMMSADAMLEGIEFCKSQTTEVPEPKGKVVCHVAEGDVHDIGKNIVAALLRANGYEVVDLGRDVPVDEVIAAVEKEKPIMLTGTALMTTTMYAFKEVNDKLLEKGIKIPFACGGGAVNQDFVSQYELGVYGEEAADAPKIADAIVAGTTDITALREEFHKH, from the coding sequence ATGTTGGATTTGAAACTGGAAGATATCGATGGCATATTAGTACGTTACAACGTCGCCCTCGAAAAGGAAATGACACCTGACGAAGCCGCAGAAGAGCTTTACCCCAGGGATGAACTCATCTACCCGATTGCAAAAGCCATCTTTGAAGGAGAAGAAGATGACGTTATCGAGGGTCTCCAGGCCGCAATCGATGCAGGCAAGAAGCCAATCGACCTTATTGACGATGCCCTCATGGTAGGCATGGGAGTTGTAACCCAGCTCTACGATGATGGTATCATTTTCCTCCCGAACGTTATGATGTCTGCAGATGCAATGCTTGAAGGTATCGAATTCTGTAAGAGCCAGACCACCGAAGTTCCCGAGCCAAAAGGTAAGGTTGTCTGCCATGTTGCAGAAGGTGACGTCCATGACATTGGAAAGAACATTGTCGCTGCCCTCCTGAGAGCAAACGGCTACGAGGTAGTTGACCTCGGAAGAGATGTCCCTGTAGACGAAGTAATCGCTGCAGTCGAGAAAGAGAAGCCAATAATGCTCACAGGTACTGCCCTCATGACCACCACCATGTATGCATTCAAGGAAGTTAACGATAAACTCCTTGAAAAGGGAATAAAGATTCCATTCGCATGCGGTGGCGGTGCTGTGAACCAGGACTTCGTGTCTCAGTATGAACTTGGAGTTTATGGTGAAGAAGCTGCAGACGCCCCCAAGATTGCTGATGCGATTGTTGCAGGTACTACAGATATCACAGCATTAAGAGAGGAATTCCACAAACACTGA
- a CDS encoding GTP-binding protein, with protein sequence MQVIVVGGFLGSGKTTTILNMGKYLAEKGKKVAIIVNEIGEIGIDGDVIKRFGFDTKEITSGCICCSLKVGLRTTVTLLAKEYKPDILMIEPTGIAFPHVIRDEIELMNLGEQVRIAPLVTLIDGSRFKYLMKEVKDFAMRQIIDAEILGINKVDLIEPIRLPILEASVQQLNPNARVVLLSGKDTDERFENFMRIVLPDLEGVSERVPSAEFTGEAKLSTLQELESSIEASKVGSYSAEFEVENGDLSTDAARELTTELVNTIKAKVQKLNPEFVGHIKLFLDNGSETVKQSVTIYYEEPQEDVIKSKEGAVPTLKILSAVSNVEKKALKGAVNRSVEEVFERKGIKVSKPKLNHDHEHGHHENSKPGNHGHAQRISNIKSKDKDEETRE encoded by the coding sequence GTGCAGGTCATTGTGGTGGGGGGGTTTCTGGGAAGCGGGAAAACCACCACTATTCTCAATATGGGCAAGTACCTGGCAGAAAAAGGGAAGAAAGTTGCCATTATCGTGAACGAGATTGGCGAAATAGGGATTGATGGAGACGTTATAAAGAGATTCGGGTTTGATACGAAAGAGATCACAAGCGGGTGCATTTGCTGTTCCCTGAAAGTAGGATTAAGGACGACCGTTACTCTTCTTGCAAAGGAATACAAACCTGATATCCTGATGATCGAACCCACAGGCATTGCCTTCCCGCACGTAATCAGGGATGAGATTGAACTCATGAACCTTGGCGAGCAGGTAAGAATTGCTCCCCTTGTGACCCTGATTGACGGCAGCCGTTTCAAGTACCTTATGAAAGAAGTTAAAGATTTTGCCATGAGGCAGATTATTGATGCGGAAATTCTGGGAATAAACAAGGTAGACCTGATAGAGCCTATCCGTCTTCCCATTCTTGAAGCATCGGTGCAGCAGCTTAATCCGAATGCCAGAGTAGTCCTTCTTTCAGGAAAGGATACGGACGAAAGATTTGAAAATTTCATGCGAATAGTGCTCCCGGATCTTGAAGGAGTGTCCGAAAGAGTCCCGAGTGCTGAATTTACAGGAGAAGCCAAACTCTCCACACTGCAGGAACTCGAAAGTTCTATTGAAGCTTCAAAAGTAGGCAGCTACTCGGCTGAATTTGAGGTTGAAAATGGGGATCTCAGCACTGACGCTGCAAGGGAATTAACAACCGAATTGGTGAATACGATAAAAGCGAAAGTGCAGAAACTAAATCCCGAATTCGTAGGACATATCAAACTCTTCCTGGACAATGGATCGGAAACTGTGAAACAGAGTGTTACAATATATTACGAAGAGCCCCAGGAAGATGTAATCAAATCAAAGGAAGGAGCCGTCCCCACACTTAAAATCCTCTCTGCAGTCTCAAACGTTGAGAAGAAAGCCCTTAAGGGAGCTGTAAACCGTTCAGTCGAGGAAGTCTTTGAAAGAAAAGGAATAAAAGTCAGTAAACCCAAGCTGAACCATGATCATGAACATGGGCATCACGAGAATAGTAAACCTGGAAATCATGGGCATGCGCAGAGGATTTCGAATATTAAAAGTAAAGACAAAGACGAAGAAACGCGTGAGTGA
- a CDS encoding methylamine methyltransferase corrinoid protein reductive activase — MRTGVAIDLGTSGFRAQKIDLESGKIKKTVITLRNPLPGANVMDHLDFAIHYGLDKAHELSVTAVKNILTELNVNLAEMERFSICGNPIQLSIFQGIPIEDLAYAGERKKQKYHIEEQNRDARVIPLSGIDGFEEAVNCKLLVPPAIKHEVGADALALIVKAGMIENNEIAIATDYGTNAEMALKANGVIYTGSAAAGPALEGQEIEYGSIASPHTICDVEFEGENLRCYVLDRDMKTTKADLVNPKTGEVVEKGELTAKGITGTGVIALIETGMRNKLIMLPKIQTPDGIIHLQDGIKFTSKDLIAAGRAIGAIRAGHITLCAAAGIEMEDLQAAHMSGAAGTYMDAAKAHKVGMIPYNASYVSQIGNTSLTIAREILLSEDRLWELQAIAKEIVGTHVMFATSEAFKEAYLLELAFWNEGMAFKMLQKFLKKKKLPMISEPSDILKIDRQFERDIPELGEEGLEVLERVGTYLTMVIGECEGCHKCVKVCPNGALRMEDNGFVKIRTDLCDGANCQRCLHACPSDRFKWENLTVVGK, encoded by the coding sequence ATGAGAACCGGAGTTGCAATTGACCTGGGTACTAGCGGTTTTAGGGCCCAGAAGATTGACCTGGAAAGCGGCAAAATCAAAAAGACGGTCATAACGCTGCGAAATCCCTTACCCGGAGCAAATGTAATGGACCATCTTGATTTTGCAATTCATTATGGGCTTGATAAGGCTCACGAACTTTCGGTAACAGCCGTAAAAAATATCCTGACCGAGCTGAATGTAAACTTGGCAGAAATGGAGAGATTTTCAATCTGCGGAAACCCTATCCAGCTTTCCATATTCCAAGGTATTCCAATCGAAGATTTGGCATATGCAGGCGAGCGTAAAAAGCAAAAATACCATATCGAAGAGCAGAATAGAGATGCCCGCGTAATACCTCTGTCCGGAATCGATGGTTTTGAGGAAGCCGTAAACTGTAAACTATTAGTACCTCCGGCAATTAAACATGAAGTCGGAGCCGATGCGCTTGCACTTATTGTAAAGGCCGGCATGATTGAGAACAATGAGATAGCGATTGCAACGGATTACGGGACAAACGCAGAAATGGCTCTTAAAGCAAATGGCGTTATATATACCGGGTCAGCTGCCGCAGGACCTGCGCTTGAGGGCCAGGAGATAGAATATGGGTCTATTGCTTCTCCTCATACAATTTGCGACGTTGAATTTGAGGGCGAAAACCTGCGCTGCTATGTACTTGACCGGGATATGAAGACCACAAAAGCCGACCTTGTAAATCCTAAAACCGGGGAAGTCGTGGAGAAAGGAGAACTGACTGCAAAGGGCATTACAGGTACAGGAGTCATTGCCCTTATAGAGACGGGCATGAGAAATAAGCTCATTATGCTGCCAAAGATTCAAACACCGGATGGCATTATCCATCTACAGGACGGGATAAAATTCACGAGTAAAGACCTTATTGCAGCCGGGAGAGCAATAGGGGCGATAAGAGCCGGACATATCACTCTCTGTGCAGCCGCAGGCATAGAGATGGAAGATCTGCAGGCCGCTCACATGTCAGGAGCTGCGGGCACTTATATGGACGCTGCAAAGGCCCACAAGGTAGGAATGATTCCTTACAATGCGAGTTATGTCTCCCAGATAGGAAATACTTCTCTTACCATTGCCAGGGAAATCCTGCTTTCTGAAGACAGGCTCTGGGAACTGCAGGCGATTGCAAAGGAAATAGTGGGTACCCATGTGATGTTTGCAACCTCCGAGGCATTTAAGGAAGCTTATTTGCTGGAACTTGCTTTCTGGAATGAGGGTATGGCTTTCAAGATGCTTCAGAAGTTTCTGAAAAAGAAAAAACTTCCCATGATCAGCGAACCTTCTGATATTCTCAAAATTGATCGTCAATTTGAAAGAGATATTCCCGAACTCGGAGAAGAAGGGCTTGAGGTACTTGAAAGGGTTGGAACTTACCTTACAATGGTAATTGGAGAATGTGAAGGCTGCCATAAGTGCGTAAAGGTTTGCCCTAACGGAGCCCTTAGAATGGAAGACAACGGGTTTGTAAAAATAAGGACTGACCTCTGTGATGGCGCAAACTGCCAGCGCTGCCTTCATGCCTGTCCAAGTGACAGGTTTAAATGGGAAAACCTGACAGTGGTAGGAAAATAA
- the mtaA gene encoding methylcobamide:CoM methyltransferase MtaA: MSEFTLKTRLLAALEGKPVDKVPVCSVTQTGIVELMDEVGAPWPEAHSDPELMAKLAIANYELSGLEAVRLPYCLTVLVEAMGCEINMGTKNRQPSVTGHPYPKDLEGASIPADLLQKGRIPVVLEAIKIVREKVGPDVPIIGGMEGPVTVASDLVSVKSFMKWSIKKIDLFQQALDLATEAAIMYANAMVEAGADVIAIADPVASPDLMSPDSFRQYLKPRLQKFSASVNSITVLHVCGNVNPILSDMADCGFEGLSVEEKIGSVKKGKEVIGDRARLVGNISSPFTLLPGPIDKIKAEAKEALEGGIDVLAPGCGIAPMTPLDNIKALVAARDEYYA; this comes from the coding sequence ATGAGCGAATTTACACTCAAAACGAGACTCTTAGCTGCCCTTGAAGGGAAGCCAGTTGACAAAGTACCTGTTTGCTCCGTGACCCAGACCGGGATTGTAGAACTTATGGATGAAGTCGGAGCCCCCTGGCCTGAAGCTCATTCTGACCCCGAACTCATGGCAAAGCTGGCAATTGCCAACTATGAGCTTAGCGGACTCGAGGCTGTAAGGCTTCCCTATTGTCTTACCGTTCTTGTTGAAGCTATGGGCTGTGAAATCAACATGGGTACCAAGAACAGGCAGCCTTCTGTTACAGGTCACCCTTACCCCAAGGACCTTGAAGGTGCATCCATTCCTGCAGACCTCCTGCAGAAAGGCAGAATCCCTGTTGTACTCGAAGCCATAAAAATAGTCAGGGAAAAAGTAGGTCCTGACGTGCCAATTATTGGCGGTATGGAAGGTCCGGTTACAGTCGCCTCTGACCTGGTAAGTGTAAAATCCTTCATGAAGTGGTCCATTAAAAAGATTGATCTTTTCCAGCAGGCTCTGGATCTTGCCACTGAAGCTGCAATAATGTACGCAAATGCAATGGTCGAAGCAGGCGCAGACGTTATTGCCATTGCAGACCCTGTAGCTTCCCCTGATCTCATGAGCCCTGACTCCTTCAGGCAGTATCTCAAGCCAAGGCTGCAGAAGTTCTCCGCTAGTGTGAACTCAATAACTGTCCTCCACGTCTGTGGAAATGTTAACCCTATTCTCAGTGATATGGCAGACTGCGGCTTCGAAGGTCTCAGCGTTGAAGAAAAGATAGGCAGTGTAAAGAAGGGTAAGGAAGTAATCGGAGACAGAGCAAGATTAGTAGGAAATATTTCCAGTCCTTTCACTCTGCTGCCTGGACCTATTGACAAGATAAAAGCTGAAGCAAAAGAAGCTCTTGAAGGCGGAATTGATGTACTCGCACCAGGCTGTGGTATTGCACCTATGACCCCCCTCGATAATATCAAAGCACTGGTCGCAGCAAGAGATGAGTACTACGCCTGA